From one Pseudomonas sp. B21-048 genomic stretch:
- the ccmD gene encoding heme exporter protein CcmD: MSFASFGDFLAMGHHGLYVWSAYGISLAVLALNVAAPILARKRYLQQEARRLRRENVQ; this comes from the coding sequence ATGAGTTTCGCTTCATTCGGCGACTTTCTCGCCATGGGCCATCACGGCCTGTATGTCTGGTCAGCCTATGGCATTAGCCTGGCGGTGCTGGCCCTCAACGTGGCGGCGCCGATCCTGGCCCGCAAGCGGTATCTGCAACAAGAGGCGCGTCGTCTGCGTCGGGAGAACGTCCAGTGA
- the ccmE gene encoding cytochrome c maturation protein CcmE produces the protein MNPLRKKRLVIIFAILVGVGAAVGLALSALKQNINLFYTPTQIANGEAPQDTRIRAGGMVEKGSLQRSGDSLDVKFIVTDFNKSVTISYRGILPDLFREGQGIVALGKLNADGVVVADEVLAKHDEKYMPPEVTKALKDSGQSAPTPAKEG, from the coding sequence GTGAATCCGCTGCGTAAAAAGCGTCTTGTCATCATTTTTGCGATCCTGGTCGGTGTCGGCGCTGCCGTTGGCCTGGCCTTGAGCGCCTTGAAGCAGAACATCAATCTGTTCTATACCCCGACCCAGATCGCCAACGGTGAAGCGCCGCAAGACACGCGCATTCGGGCGGGCGGCATGGTCGAGAAAGGTTCGCTGCAACGTTCCGGCGATTCCCTGGACGTGAAATTCATCGTCACCGACTTCAACAAATCCGTGACCATCAGCTATCGCGGCATCCTGCCGGACCTGTTCCGCGAAGGGCAGGGCATCGTCGCGCTCGGCAAGCTCAACGCCGACGGCGTGGTGGTGGCCGACGAAGTGCTGGCCAAGCACGATGAAAAGTACATGCCGCCGGAAGTGACCAAGGCCTTGAAAGACAGCGGCCAGTCGGCACCCACTCCCGCGAAAGAGGGCTAA